The window TTATAGATTTTCCAATATACATCCCGTACTTTTCGCGCCGGGTGGAATAATCCCTGCAATTTCAAGAATGTTATCGTCAAGGTGTGCTCTTATTCACCGCGTTAAGAAAGTTCGATGAAATCCAGTGGATCTCGAAGCGACGATttcaaataagaatttattcccAAGTTACATACCTGTAAAGTATATTGCAGTATTTTAATTGGTCCAAGAGCGACACGCAAGCCATCTACAGCGTCCATAAATGCTTGTACCAGGTGCGGCGAAGTTTCGAAGACATTGGGCCACACGTGATTCAACAAATGTATGAGTGCATCCTCGCATCCGAAACCATAAACACCCAATGCCATGTGTTTAATGGCAGCACATGCAGTCTGCCTGTGTACTAAATCCCTGTAACAGTAATAACGATAAATAATATGGCCTTGTGTCCATAAAAGACGGTAGCTGTTTTCATGAACGTTTCTTTACCTGTCCATGAGCGCGTCCTCTAGCAACGGACTAACGGCGTAAATGTAATCCTTCCCCATTTCTCCGATGTATTCGAACAAGAATGATAAAGACTTCAACACACCGTTCTGCACGTTCAGCTCTGGCACTCTGTATTCGTTCATTAACGCAGGGAGTACCGTGAACGGGCTGCAAGTTTCTGCGACAATAGCTATGGCCACTGTAGTACACACGCGATTCTGGCGTTCTTGTACTTTCAAATTGTTCAGCAGCGTGGCTAACACATCGTGGGGCCTGCAAACAgaaatgatcgtttcaaaaGGTCGTTAAAGCACAGTTGCTAGCTAGAGTTTCGTGTTAATAGTCTGTAGTTACCCTATAGCTTTTGCAATGTAGCCGAAGGTATTGACTGTAGCTCTCCTAATCGCTTTCTTATGAGCTTTGAGCAGCTCCAAAAGCTCGAAGCATATCCTCATCCATTCCCTGGCAGATACATACTCGGGGCCTCTGTCTGCGATCCTACCTACCAGGTCAATACAATTCTCTTGTACCTGGAACGTGCCAAATTTGATTTAGTAACTTCTGCGTCTCAAGATCTGAATATACAAATAGGAATTTTTACACGAAGCGACACTGACTTTCTCGTGCCTGTTCTTCAATATTGGCGTAAGTCGCGGTAGCAGGTCTTTGATAGGCGGTGTCATTTTTGTCATTCCTATGACATTAACGATAGCTTTCAACGCACCTAAAATGCTACCCAACACTTCAGGGTATTCCTCACCCAAGTATTCATAAAGCACAACACCTAAATGGCCCATTAGTTTCTCCTGTTGGTAACGTAAACGTACTTCATTAGTAACCAATTCGTACAATGAATTGCGAAAATCAATTTTACCTCTTGGCAGGTTTTCATGACGACAGCAATTCGCGAGATTAGATCAGCCGCTTGTTGCCTGACTTTCGCTGACTTGTTATTCAATCTCCACAATATCGTACCGCATATCTGCGGCAAATACGCCTTCACTCGTTTTCCCAGTGTGTTCACGATGGTACCAAAACCATTCAGCATCACGACATCCTGTGGCGAAGTAAATTCATTATAGCATTCGCATAAACGAAGCTTTCGTAGCATTTCGAGTACTACAAACCTCTGTCGTCTGTTCTTGGAAGGCGTACAAGATACCGTCTATAAGTTGCTCCTCCAAGCGGGAATCAACATCCGCAGCTCCCAAGTTACCCATTATCTTTTCAATAGTTTCCATAACCATTTTCCTATACTGTTCGTTTTCATCCTTCAGATCATCCACCACGCGGTTTATAATCTCCGACGCGCCAACTTTGTTCGCGATTTCAACCGTCGTGTCGACCAGCTACGAAATCAAGAAGTTAGAACGTTTGCAGCCTCTCGCAAGCTTCGGTTCCGCGTGGGATACTTACCTGTCTATAATTTCTACGATCTAAAGCCATTCGATGATTCCAAAAGTGCTTGAAGAAATGAGGAAGAATCTCGTCTTTGATGTACTGCGCTTCCACACCATCTGTCCCGCAACATTGTTTCACCACCTATTGGGAACGTTTGCATAATTTTTAGTCAGGCGAAACCTTAGACAGGAGAATGTATCATTGTTCGAGCATCTTACCTTCAAAACAATCTTCTTCATTTCTTCGTCGGGCGACTGGAATTCACGAATGAGAATCAACATCACTTCGCGAGTATAATAGTTGGCGTATTCAGCGTCCATAAGAGGAATTAGATAACCAATCGCCTTCAAGAAGGCAGCAAGACCTTTCCCCCTGTGCGTACGGATACCTTTCCAGAGTGGTTTCAGAACAGAGTCGAAGCTTTCGATACCATAGGGCGTTGCTGCCTCGGCTAACGCAGCAATCGCTAAAGCTGTGATAGTACGAACTTTTTGCTGCTCGTCGACCAAACCTGTGAATTAATCAACGTCCTTTAACCGTTTCCTTTGAAATAGAATGACTCGGTGGTCCGCAATGGTATAATTACCGTGCTCTATGATCTCGACCAAACTCTTCAGATGCGGCAATATAGCGCAGCCCATAAGAATAGCGATTTGTTGTACGATTTTGATGCCAGTGTGACGAGCTTGCCATGATTTTTTACTACGACACACGGCTTTGAGGAACGGTAGTAGAGAAGGGATTCCCAACGCCGACGCGACCACAGCGAATGCCCTTGCGGTCGTGTTACGCACGTATTCGTCTATATTATCGATATCTGGTCTCATCGTGGAGATCATCGTAGCTAAACCAGCTGCTTTCGCCAGATTAGAAATTATTTCTCTGCCTTCTACGCGAGCATAGTAGTCTTCGTCGATCAGCAAAGGTTCAATGACCACCAAAATCTGAAACGCAAGTTGTATTTTACGTTTGTCGAGGTCAGAGACAGACAATGCTGTGTAAAATAAGCATACGCACCTTATGTACATAAGGCCTGACCAAATCGTCAAGTTTGTAAAGAATACGATCGATGACTTTCACGAGAAGATGACGCTCTTGATCCTCCAACGTAGGAGACATAAGGAGAGGAAGTATCTGATTGAACAACGGACCCGCGCCAAATTCCCTCGCCTTGTCTGTGATCTGTCTTAGAGCAGCCTTCCTCATTGGCGGCGTGCCGTTCTTGATTTTCAAAAGTAGCTTCATGATCTTCCTCTCCTTCTGCTCCTCGGGGCTGAGAGTCTCTTCGTCAACGTCCACTAGTAATTTATCAAAATATTGTGCGTCCTCTGGCTTCATGAACGGCAGATTCCCCTTCGGTTGATTGTCCACGAATTTTGCGGTTTTGTCTTCCGTCTGGATAAAGAATCCCTGCGGGGTGCCGGCGATCGGCGTTGGCGTAGCAGTGAGCTTCCTCGCGGGCGTACGAATTGGTATGTACCCTGTCGTAGGAGAATATACGCTTGATTGTTATTATTCTGTCATTGTAGTCTCGGGGTAGATAGTGTCCCTAATGCTTACCAGCCGGTGGCTGCAGAACTTTGTACCCAGGTGGAAACAGGGCGTCTAGTTCGTCATCTGAAAGCGGTCTATTTCGCTCGTCGATTTCTCGTTCCCAGCGATACGCTTGGAGCTGCTCCGGCGTCATGGACATCAGGTGTCCCGGCGTTGGGGTGGCCAGTCCCATAGCTTTAGGTCCGGTTGGCGTCACTCCGCTAGGTGTTAGAATAGAAGTCTGATGTGGAGTCGCAAGGGGCGTCGCTGGAGTCTGGGGCGTCATAGAGCCGGGTGTCTGGTTCGAAGGTGTTTCGTCCCACCGACTTCGACGTTTGCTTGCAGACGGTGTCGGTGTCTCCTGAATTAGATCTCCGGCAACGCGATCGGTCCTCGGTGTCTCGGCCCAGCCGCTGCTATGCCCGGGCGTTTCTGTTGAAAAGAATTCCGATATCGTTAGCTTGGTCTGTAATGTTTCGGCGGCACTTACAGCGCGAACATACCCCGTTCAGTTTTCGGCGTTTCATCCCAACGATTTCTACGGCTCGAAACAGTTTTCTCGTGAGACGGGGTTTCCCTACCAGGAGTAGCCGCACCAGGTGTTGCATGCCCTGGAGTAGCATCCCACATTCTAGTACTTACGCCTGGCGTCGCACCAGGAGTTTCTCCACCTTTGCCGTGGCCAGGCGTTTCGTCCCATCTAATCGCAGCTGGTGTTACCTGTTGGTGTTTAAAGAGAATTAATGGTAACTCGTTTTACGTGGTTCAGAAATAAGGTCGGGGGTAGTTCTTTATTACATCTGCATTGTCCCAGGATGTTGGCGTGGCAGTGGTACCACTTGACTTTTTCGGAGTTGGAGCATCATCTGTCTGATCCCAACGGCCCCTTTTCTTAGGCGCTGGCTTGGGCTCGCCGTTTGCTTTTAATGTTCCTTCTTTGGCTTTCTCTGCTAGTTTCTTTCTTAACTGTAAGTGCACGGAAGAATAGTCGTATAAATGTTTGTATTGCTCATGCAGGGGTAACGAAGGAAACGGAATGTTGAATATACCTCAGTTTCTTCGCCTTTGAGTAATTGTTCCCGCATAATCTCAGTGTACGTCCTAGAACCGATATCTGGAGTCTTGCCACCTGTAATCAAGAATCAAACGTCACGCAAAGCGCAACCATTAGATAATCGTTCGAAGAATGctcaaattttcagaaacttcTGACATACCTAgtcattttattataatattcattGTTTAAATGCCCTCAGAATATGTTTGCGCATATTCTAAGTAAACTACTGAATTCACTCTCATTTCCACGTTGCATATACCATTAAGTTAAGCGACAGAGCGGTTTTAGAAAGAGATCACAAATGTACCATATTAATCGCACAACGGACATTAGAGAGCTGCAACAGCAGATGGCATATAGCATACGTACGTGAAAATTTGGTGCCATAGGGAGCACTGTCCTGCTCAAGCCTTCCACATCGAAAAATACTTTAGCCATCTAAAAATCAACTCATtcttgttattaataatatttgcaCACCAACCACTCAtactagtttttttttcaatatttacgtTCTCGCGAAAAACACATGACACAATGAGAGCTCAATGGCATACCATTGTCTAGGTTTCGATCAAGATGCCGAACGGAAAAGCTTTCGCTAAGAAAGGGGGCGCGCGGAAATGATATGTGATCAAGATGGAAAACAAGATTAAGTCTCATTGTATCATTTATACGAAGTGACTGTAATGCTGTGACAATTCAATCTCGCTTAACCTTCGACATAGTATCCTCGGTAAGCAGATGATTCCAAATGTGCAGACCGTCACTAagattggaaaaaaatgtatacattaGTATGTATTTGAAAGAGTCGCATTCATTCTCTTCATTCAAGACAGTTTTTTTTCTACTTCTCATTGCTCCCATAATCTGAGCATAAAGAAATCTTAAATCTATTAGCTACTAATAACTGAGGCAGTGTTCCGGGCAACATTTTCTCGTCTACGAACTAGATGAAAACTTTTTATACAAGCTGTGGCGCCTCAGGTTTTTCGGGAAGCAGGAATGCGCTTCGTCGTTTCCTCAGTTATTGTAGCGGCTAATACTACAGCAATACAGGGATGTACTGATTACTTAAACATTCGTAAGGGAAACGTGGATTACAATACATTGTTTAAGGTAGAACCTGTACATGTTAGGAGTAGTTCGTGCTTGCTGTAGTATCGGTATACTTAATATCTTCActctatatatatgtacatagggCTTATCTAAGAACATACAATCTTACACGAGTCAGTGTGTGAAAACTTCGACTTTACAGAAACATTCAAAGAATTAAAGATGTCAGATACATGATGGGCGAATCGAACTATACCGTGAATCGTTTGAAACGAAGCTTTCGTATTAATTATTTACTGGTTAAGACGGACAGAGTATGATCTTACCGAGTGAGTAAGATTATATAACAGAGTTCGACTAATTCAGGGGAATTGCGTATTCTGCTTTTACGTTGCATATTTATAATTTCGCTTATCTGACAAAATTCTAGATTCTATGTTATAAACGATAAtcgtaaaaagaaataatagtgaatagagaaaaaacgtAATTAAATGTTGCTATTTAACTATTGAAAACTTTGTGTGGTGACTGTTTTTCAAACATGTATACAGCATTATGATATGAAAGAGTCAACTCCGCTTTTGGTACGTAGGATCGATCTTGTCAGGCATAAATAccgtttaatgaaaaattatattagccGCTTACGCACGACGTTATACTCCTGCCTTATTAAAGTCAAGTTGACTCCTTCTTTGCGATACGTTGCAATATATTTAATGAGTTCATTTTCTTATAAACTGTAGTGATAAAAAGCTTTGTTGTGCATATATTTTGTCGCGATATAATCAGTATGCAATTTTCTACATTCGACTATTCGAGACTGCAAATATATTCGGTTATGAATAGTGAAAATCTCTTGCCTGTGTGTAAAGATATTTGTAACAACCAATTATCATAGTTCATTATACTGctacaaaatataaacaaaaacggTAATATGTAAACACACTTATGTCTAATTACCTGTTCTGTTCTTATAACTCATAGCTTAAAAGAAAGAAATACCAACCTTCTGCGAATGGATCAACACGTTCGGGAGATATAATCATTCTGCGTCTTTTTTGCCTATATTCATCTTCCCTATCCGCTATGGTGGGTCGTCGTCTATCCGCAAAGGGATCATAATCTTTTTCACTCTGCGCAACAAAGCGATTAATTATTAGCGGCGTTACAATTACTCGTACGATTAGTAATAACATTCCTTCGCGTATTCCTTACCTGTGCAACGTCATTAAGCAATGCGGCGGGTGCATTGTAACCAGGTCTCTTATTAGTGCTAAACGTAGTTGGCTCGTAATCTTCGTCCTTGGAAAATACAGAGCAACGCGTTAAATATCGTAACTTCAAACTAAACTTACTGAAATTACCTCAATTTCATCGTTGGCTGCAATCGATGTAACGTAGCCTTCGTATTTGTTGTTACTTCCATCGTAAATGTCTTGATCGTAGAAGCCAGTCTTCCCCAGACCCACTTGATCCTTCTCTGCCGCTACATTTTGAATCTCCTTTTTCTTGGACTGTATTTCTCTTATTTGTGCTTCAATGTCTGCGGATTAGCATAGTACTATTCGTTACGGTGATACGGTGTGAGAAGTAAATCGCAATTCAGAAAATGGTAATAAAATTCGTGTAACTAATCATATTGCACAGTTTCTCTTTCGGATCGCCAGTAAATTCAGTCCACAACAAACAAACCTTCGTGCGTTCTAGGAATGGAATCCATCGTGCAGCGTCGAAACCTGACAGCAGGCAACCCCTGAAATTCTCGACAGAAATTCCGCCCGACTCTATTTCCAACACGTGAGCACGGTTTTTATCTTTATATTTTCACACGCGCGTAGCCCGTTCACGTTAACGATAACATCCGATCGAATGTGAAAATTATAGCAGAGAACCAAGTTCCGTTCCTTACCAATTTTTACATTGGTAATGATTATAAGATGGCATACTACGTATTGTTCCTAAATCGTTAGGgcgaattaatattaatgtcGCGCCCCATATTAAGGTACGTATCCAATGAGACTATTCGCTGCTGTGAACACTTGCCCTAAAACTAGGGATATTTCGTTGCCGCCATAATGTAACTAGATGGCACTCTGCCGCTATACCCCAGATAAATCATCCAATCGCACTTGTTTGCATTATTAAAGCACATCACTCTGAGCAGAACCTTTGAAGttcttacttgaccttggcatttaaattggttgtctattcgagcgggatattcaaatcgactaaatgtatccagaccttaccgcaatttgctgattattgccgaagtttaccgtggtttaccgatcattgccgagtgggcatttaaattggttgtctagt is drawn from Andrena cerasifolii isolate SP2316 chromosome 8, iyAndCera1_principal, whole genome shotgun sequence and contains these coding sequences:
- the Sf3b1 gene encoding splicing factor 3B subunit 1 isoform X1, giving the protein MDSIPRTHEDIEAQIREIQSKKKEIQNVAAEKDQVGLGKTGFYDQDIYDGSNNKYEGYVTSIAANDEIEDEDYEPTTFSTNKRPGYNAPAALLNDVAQSEKDYDPFADRRRPTIADREDEYRQKRRRMIISPERVDPFAEGGKTPDIGSRTYTEIMREQLLKGEETELRKKLAEKAKEGTLKANGEPKPAPKKRGRWDQTDDAPTPKKSSGTTATPTSWDNADVTPAAIRWDETPGHGKGGETPGATPGVSTRMWDATPGHATPGAATPGRETPSHEKTVSSRRNRWDETPKTERETPGHSSGWAETPRTDRVAGDLIQETPTPSASKRRSRWDETPSNQTPGSMTPQTPATPLATPHQTSILTPSGVTPTGPKAMGLATPTPGHLMSMTPEQLQAYRWEREIDERNRPLSDDELDALFPPGYKVLQPPAGYIPIRTPARKLTATPTPIAGTPQGFFIQTEDKTAKFVDNQPKGNLPFMKPEDAQYFDKLLVDVDEETLSPEEQKERKIMKLLLKIKNGTPPMRKAALRQITDKAREFGAGPLFNQILPLLMSPTLEDQERHLLVKVIDRILYKLDDLVRPYVHKILVVIEPLLIDEDYYARVEGREIISNLAKAAGLATMISTMRPDIDNIDEYVRNTTARAFAVVASALGIPSLLPFLKAVCRSKKSWQARHTGIKIVQQIAILMGCAILPHLKSLVEIIEHGLVDEQQKVRTITALAIAALAEAATPYGIESFDSVLKPLWKGIRTHRGKGLAAFLKAIGYLIPLMDAEYANYYTREVMLILIREFQSPDEEMKKIVLKVVKQCCGTDGVEAQYIKDEILPHFFKHFWNHRMALDRRNYRQLVDTTVEIANKVGASEIINRVVDDLKDENEQYRKMVMETIEKIMGNLGAADVDSRLEEQLIDGILYAFQEQTTEDVVMLNGFGTIVNTLGKRVKAYLPQICGTILWRLNNKSAKVRQQAADLISRIAVVMKTCQEEKLMGHLGVVLYEYLGEEYPEVLGSILGALKAIVNVIGMTKMTPPIKDLLPRLTPILKNRHEKVQENCIDLVGRIADRGPEYVSAREWMRICFELLELLKAHKKAIRRATVNTFGYIAKAIGPHDVLATLLNNLKVQERQNRVCTTVAIAIVAETCSPFTVLPALMNEYRVPELNVQNGVLKSLSFLFEYIGEMGKDYIYAVSPLLEDALMDRDLVHRQTACAAIKHMALGVYGFGCEDALIHLLNHVWPNVFETSPHLVQAFMDAVDGLRVALGPIKILQYTLQGLFHPARKVRDVYWKIYNSLYIGGQDALVAGYPRIMNDPKNQYIRYELDYVL
- the Sf3b1 gene encoding splicing factor 3B subunit 1 isoform X2, which gives rise to MREQLLKGEETELRKKLAEKAKEGTLKANGEPKPAPKKRGRWDQTDDAPTPKKSSGTTATPTSWDNADVTPAAIRWDETPGHGKGGETPGATPGVSTRMWDATPGHATPGAATPGRETPSHEKTVSSRRNRWDETPKTERETPGHSSGWAETPRTDRVAGDLIQETPTPSASKRRSRWDETPSNQTPGSMTPQTPATPLATPHQTSILTPSGVTPTGPKAMGLATPTPGHLMSMTPEQLQAYRWEREIDERNRPLSDDELDALFPPGYKVLQPPAGYIPIRTPARKLTATPTPIAGTPQGFFIQTEDKTAKFVDNQPKGNLPFMKPEDAQYFDKLLVDVDEETLSPEEQKERKIMKLLLKIKNGTPPMRKAALRQITDKAREFGAGPLFNQILPLLMSPTLEDQERHLLVKVIDRILYKLDDLVRPYVHKILVVIEPLLIDEDYYARVEGREIISNLAKAAGLATMISTMRPDIDNIDEYVRNTTARAFAVVASALGIPSLLPFLKAVCRSKKSWQARHTGIKIVQQIAILMGCAILPHLKSLVEIIEHGLVDEQQKVRTITALAIAALAEAATPYGIESFDSVLKPLWKGIRTHRGKGLAAFLKAIGYLIPLMDAEYANYYTREVMLILIREFQSPDEEMKKIVLKVVKQCCGTDGVEAQYIKDEILPHFFKHFWNHRMALDRRNYRQLVDTTVEIANKVGASEIINRVVDDLKDENEQYRKMVMETIEKIMGNLGAADVDSRLEEQLIDGILYAFQEQTTEDVVMLNGFGTIVNTLGKRVKAYLPQICGTILWRLNNKSAKVRQQAADLISRIAVVMKTCQEEKLMGHLGVVLYEYLGEEYPEVLGSILGALKAIVNVIGMTKMTPPIKDLLPRLTPILKNRHEKVQENCIDLVGRIADRGPEYVSAREWMRICFELLELLKAHKKAIRRATVNTFGYIAKAIGPHDVLATLLNNLKVQERQNRVCTTVAIAIVAETCSPFTVLPALMNEYRVPELNVQNGVLKSLSFLFEYIGEMGKDYIYAVSPLLEDALMDRDLVHRQTACAAIKHMALGVYGFGCEDALIHLLNHVWPNVFETSPHLVQAFMDAVDGLRVALGPIKILQYTLQGLFHPARKVRDVYWKIYNSLYIGGQDALVAGYPRIMNDPKNQYIRYELDYVL